The nucleotide window acacgccaaatgttttaaaaaggctTTCTGTTATGACAGAATATAACAACAGGTATtttgcaaataaactacaaaacagtcaaactaatactttttttttttttttttttttttttgaggcagggtcttgctctgttgcccaagctggagtgcagtagcacaaagatggctgactgcagccttgacctcctgggttcaaattatcctcccaccttagcttcccaagtagctaggactacaggcacactgcCATGCCCTGGGGTCTCTCTTTGCTGCCCAGAGATGaggcctctctctgttgcccaggctggtctcaaactcctgggctcaagcaatcctcctgccttggtctcccaaagtgttgggattacaggcatgagccacctctctcagcctatttaatatgttttaatgttTCATAACAACTGTTTCCCAGATCATAATACGaacaatttttttcctatttctgttttGAAGTAAGTCAAGAGTTGGCttcattactttaaaatgtcCTTGTTACATTTAATTGAACATTATCAATTACCTTTATGAAGAATAACAGAGGAACCATAAAGCTATATTTTagcaaaacattttaattctgaTTCTGAAACCTAatcagaaaaaatgtatttagtacAATGATAATCCACTAAATACAAATCATTGTTAGGCTGTCTCTGTTACGGAAACTATCATGTTATGAAAAGGTATTCAGCTAAtatgaatcttttaaaaacaactgaACTTTACCATTgctagagattttttttaaaagctgtagaTATATACGTAGGAGATAAAACAATCAAAATTACTTCCTGAAGCTAGTTTAACAGGTTCTAAATGCTAAACAAAAATTTCATGAAATGACTCAGGAGATAAGACTGTAAAAATTTCCTCCTGAAGCTATTTTGGCAGCCTCTGGGGATGTGAAATTCCCTAAGGTGCTCTAATGGGAAAAACCCTAGAATAAGAACCAGAATCCTTCACTTCTACTCCCACTAGTAAGCTAAGTGAACTCAGGTCAGTATTTAACCTCCTCCAGTTTGCTTATTGGTTCATTTGAGAGACTCACACTTTCCTGAGTTACTTCTATGTATTGTAGCCAGTTTCAAAATGCTGTGTGAAATTTCCCATATTATCTAAACATTTCCAACTGATTATTTTCTCAGCCACTCAGCCTTTTTCCTACGATCTGTGTTTCTTTGCACATAAGGTGAATCTCCCCACTCAATAAGAGATCATTGCCATTTCACATTTCCCTGCCTCCTACCTGCATGCACACTGCTATTATGTTGTCCCCTGGATTGTCTTTCAAAAATCCTCATTGTTATAGGTAAAGAAGGGACCCGCTCTATCTGAGTAACTGATTGCACAGCCCAGCCCAGACAGACACACATCCCAAGTCTCTGCTTCATCTGTCCTAGAGGAAACTGGCTCGTGGGGAATAGCCACAGCAGGTCTGATGGCCCGGCAATCTCCTGCAATTTTCATAGGAAGTGGCCCTGAAGGAGAGGTAGCCCTGGTGACTGTCACTGGAGGACCCCAGGCTTCTGGATAGACAGACATCCCAGTATCTTCAGGAGCGTAGTTACAGCTCGAAAGGCTCTTCAACTCTCGCACACTGTCACTGTATTTCATAGCAGGGGGCTGGTAGGCCTGGTAGGACACTTTAGTGGTGGTGGTAATCACAGTTTGTAGGGCAGGGGCACCTGGTGGCGGAGTCGTGAGGTACCTGCAGGGAAGCTCTGGGTTATAATAAGGGCGAGTGGCCATGGCCTGAAACGGCCCATGGTCAGTCCTCTCCACAAGGCTGGGCTTTCCAAGAGCTGGTTTCCAGCCATGCTCTTTGTTGGTGAAATCAAAGCTTCTCTCATAGCTGCTGTATGAATTGACATTATATTGTAGTGTGTTCAGATGAACCCAGTCTGTGTCATTAGGGATACTGGTGGAATCCTTATAAAGGGTGGGATATGGGCTCGTATTTGTATAACCAGGGTTTGCCAATTCATAGCTGCAAGGTGGCCTAGGCAAATAGATTCTTGGGCTTGAGTATTTCTGAAAGGGTGGCATTTTGTCTCCTTGAAAGATGGCTAGGTCACAGGTAGCTTTGTAAGAATCAGAGTTTGGGAAGGAAGGGCAAGGCTGCCCCGGAATAGGGAAGCTGGTTTCAGTAGCTATATCAAAGTCTTCTGGATTTTCCAAGGGAGGTATGTTGCTGAAATGACCACTGCTGTCTTGATTTTCTTCTGCCTAGAAAAATGatacaaacacagacacatgcTATGTAAATCGTATGGACACCCTCACCCGTAACAATAGCCAACAAGTAAGTAAAAACAGACATCCATGCGCTGGGCTCTGTGTTGTGAACATGGCACTTCCCAGGTACGTGATTTAAGCACATGGTCCAAGGGTTGCTAAGCTTGAGCTCTCTCAGATATAAATACCAACAACTGAATGAGGAAGGTCCGTGGTAGCCAGGTAGGATGCTTCTGAGTGGTAGATGgtcctgttctcactcatactgTGTTCCTAATAGTGGAGACTTAGGAGCCACACAGGCCTGGGTTCAATTCCTGACTCTGTCCCTCACGAATTGTAcaagccacttaacctctctgagcctcagattcttcatgttaaaaatggaACTTAATCATAGTAACCTCATTATAGAGTTTCTGCAACCATTAAATGTGTGAAACTCTTCGaccagtacctggcacataggaagtgctGGAAAGTGTCAGTTTCTGTTATCCTTACACTAACACTCTGCCTGCTTGGCAAGCTTTGGTTGAAAAGGAAAACTGAATTAAATTGCGCAGAGAAATTTTATCCATTCTTATGGATGAAATAATGGAAAGGACCCTCTCAAGGGTACACTGACAATGTCCTGTTGGTAGGcacatatttctgtctttattacTGTTGCATAATCGGCCTTATATTAGGATGTCAGCACACTGACATATAAGGACTGTATCATTGCTTGTAGAgattgttgctttttcttttaaggagAAGAAGGGATTAGAAACCCTATCCAAATGTTGACttaatgatattttgttacagacatataattttcacatgaaATCAAACCCTTGTAATTAATGTATGACCTTCATATTTTGCATAATGATCAGTGTATCTTGGGATGAAAATGAGCTGAGACCGCTGTGCACTGTCAGCTCCCTGTTACCTCGGATTCTCGAATTCTCTTTTTCTGGGGTTGGTAGAAAGAGGCCATTTGTCTCTTGATGGCGCTTCTTCTAGCTTCTGTCTCCGATTTGCTCTCCGGTCTTGGGTGATCATGAACTCCCTTGGCCTGCAATAAGGAGAAAATGAATCATACATTTGTGCCTCAAAAGGAAGCTGATGATGTTGCCCAAAAATTGATCATGCCTTTCCCAAGATCTCAagtctttagttttgtttctttcaaaatgacagggaaaaaaaattctcaaacaaataaaacagcctcaagaattgacatcttaaaagATCACCTGCAATCCCTTCACTCTATTGAAAGAACTATAACTATTACTTGGTTTACCATCTGTGGACCTTAAAGAGCACAAAGTAGTGAGCAAATTTCTAGGCTCCCGCTAGGTCCCTGGGGAGCTCTAGCACCTATTTCTGGCCACTGGGGCTGTATTTTGTTTGGCCCAGGGTTCCCAAGGCACATGATAGGTGGTTTGGTCTTTATGGTCTGATGAAAAGTATCCATCACAAATTGTGTTCTCACCTGACCTACCTGAAAAAAGATCGCGTTGCCGTCAAGCCGCCAAAAGTTGGTTACAGGGTATCCGCTGTGCCCTCGACAAGGAATCAACTCCAAAGCAGAATGACAGTTAGGGCATGCCTTCTCTGCAAAGCCCAGAAGGGAGAAATATTAACCCTGACTCCAGACCCTTCTGAAGAAAGAAAGGGCAAATTAGTTGGGAACAAAGAACTCATgcttgggcacagtggctcacgcctgtaatcccagcactttgggaggctgaggtgggccatcacctgaggtcaagagttcaagaccagcctgaccaacatggagaaaccctgtctctactaaaaatacaaaattagctgggtgcggtggctctcgcctgtaatcccagcactttgggaggccgaggagggtggatcacctgaggtcgggagttcaagaccagcctgaccaacatggagaaaccctgtctctaccaaaaatgcaaaattagctgggcatggtggcgtgtgcctgtaatcccagctacttgggaggctcaggcaggaggattgcttgaacccgggaggcggcagttgcagtgagctgagatcgcgccattgcactccagcctgagcaacagagtgagactccatctcaaacaaacaaacaaaaacaacaacaacaaaaagctcgTGACTCCAAGGTCACCCTCTCCCTGGCCCCACATCCTCACTCTGCTGTTTCAGCCGTGCCTTGTCGCAGATGGCTGGCCGCAGCTGCAGGCGGGAACCGTCGGGCAGGGCGCAGGCCtgtgcacacaccaccacacccaggcaggACTTCTTGAGGATGTGGCCATTGTGGTTGTTGGTGTTGCGCATGGCCCAGCCGCTCAGGTGACGCTGAGCCTTCTTCTCATCACTGCTGTAGATGAAGCGCACATAGCCATCAGGCCACTCTCGGAACTGGTCGAAGAGGGCCAGCTCCTAGAAGAGTGCAGAAGTAAGGGTGGTTAGTTTATCGAGTCCAAACTGCACACGTTATGCTCTAAAATTTCTCCAAGCACATTAGGATAAAAACATGTTCCTTTTAAATCCAGTAATGTCAAATCCCAAAATGCCACTCTTTCTATTATATAAGACTTCCTGACAACCAGGTAATAAGTAATGTTTATATAGTGCTTATCTGTTAAATGCTAgacatgtattaattcatctaGACTTCAAGTTACAGGCAAACAATTATTTCCAATTTACTGACGAGGACATGGAGGTCCGAGAGGTTAatcaacttgcccaaggtcatatcaCACGGCTAGCAAGATCTGGCTCTAGGATTTACACCCTGGCAGTCCCATTCCAGAGCCGGTACTTCTTACCACTATGTTATATCACTTCTTGGTGTGtttaaatgttgaaaacatttttaagttaagTATCGAAGTACCAGGGGAAAAAGTGATTGGAATGTTCTATCCCTGAAATGTAATTTAACTGGTAAATATCTTTAAGTCAGTGCATTTTCTTCAAAAGCTCTTGGCTCTCCATGCCAAACCTGTGAGTCACATTAGCAGTGGCACCCACAGTAATGTCAGAGAAGAAAGAACAGCTTCCCTCCCTACTCTCAACTTGGCTCTCCAAGTTTAAAAGGGTACTGCAATGAAGGACTTAAGCCATGAGCTTTGGGGTGTGGGTGAGCTTGCCTGGCACTGGACTGCTCCCCAGAGCAACATGGGATTGTCATTCTCCTCCACAAAGAGCCACATGACTGAAATAATAAGTTATTTCTAAAATACCGAGCATTGCCTTAGTATTCATATTTGGTAGTCTTTGTCAATTTAATGCATTATTTATACTGCAATAAATGTCTCTTTTGCATATAAGTTTCATTGCATAATCACCCTTTACTgagtactttcttttttcttttttttcagatggaatctcactctgtcacccgggctggagtatagtagcatgatctcagctcactgcaacctccgcctcccaggttcaagtgattctcctgcctcagcctcccgagtagctgggactacaggcgcacgccaccacgcctggctatttttgtatttttagtagagatggggtttcaccatattggccaggatggtcttgatctcctgacctcatgatccatccaccttggcctcccaaagtgctgggattacaggcataagccaccatgcccggccactgaGCACTTTCTTTTATGTAATGTTTagggctgctttcacactacaatgCAGAATTGTATTGCAAAGCCATATTATGCAATATATATAATTCTCACAACATCTTTGCAAGATGGACATCTTTACTCTTGTTTACTAAATAAGGAAATGGAGGTTCAATAGATAACCTTTCACAGTGGCATAGCTGGAATATAAACAGAAGATGGGTAGCGGCCAGACCCAGTAGCCTTGCTGGTGTGATAAAAGCTCCGAACAGTGTATCATAGTAGTAAGCCATTTGCATCTCCTCCGCACTCCTGCCACTCAGGAAAATTAGATCAGACATTTGCAAAGCCAAAGTATTCACAGTTGGAAAATTCAGACTTGTATACATCATGAATACTGCACATTCTAACAGTAATAAGGTAAATGAGTGATTTTGTTTCCAAAATTACAAAGATATTGTTGAAATCATTATTACTACCATTAggtattatttatcttttctctgaaatattaCAATTGACATAAATTAGTACATTAATGTAAGGTAAGACACAAGTGAAATATATAATGATGTACTATCAACTCCAAGCTTATACTAAATGCtaatatctttgtttt belongs to Macaca thibetana thibetana isolate TM-01 chromosome 4, ASM2454274v1, whole genome shotgun sequence and includes:
- the GCM2 gene encoding chorion-specific transcription factor GCMb, giving the protein MPAAAVQDTVGVCSYGMQLSWDINDPQMPQELALFDQFREWPDGYVRFIYSSDEKKAQRHLSGWAMRNTNNHNGHILKKSCLGVVVCAQACALPDGSRLQLRPAICDKARLKQQKKACPNCHSALELIPCRGHSGYPVTNFWRLDGNAIFFQAKGVHDHPRPESKSETEARRSAIKRQMASFYQPQKKRIRESEAEENQDSSGHFSNIPPLENPEDFDIATETSFPIPGQPCPSFPNSDSYKATCDLAIFQGDKMPPFQKYSSPRIYLPRPPCSYELANPGYTNTSPYPTLYKDSTSIPNDTDWVHLNTLQYNVNSYSSYERSFDFTNKEHGWKPALGKPSLVERTDHGPFQAMATRPYYNPELPCRYLTTPPPGAPALQTVITTTTKVSYQAYQPPAMKYSDSVRELKSLSSCNYAPEDTGMSVYPEAWGPPVTVTRATSPSGPLPMKIAGDCRAIRPAVAIPHEPVSSRTDEAETWDVCLSGLGCAISYSDRAGPFFTYNNEDF